From Mycoplasmopsis gallinacea, the proteins below share one genomic window:
- the uvrC gene encoding excinuclease ABC subunit UvrC, which yields MNSNEQILNLLAKVPKKPGVYLWKNAQGEVIYIGKAVNLYNRMHQYFKEAINSYKTHAMVSNIASFDFIVTENNKSAFVLEKNYIEQYKPKYNVQLLDDKRYPYLKIKLTDKLEISSTFRIGKADKNNYYYGPFPPGENLRGLIKVLQRIFLYENGLPIINKSRSYWEEKFHELILLLKLKDNSFLDSLYSKMQKVSDSMNFELALEYKKAYLVLKNMKDIQISEISVFKNIDVISIIEQDDYLLFYVIMYRYGVQINHFFHVSEAIGVKEQIIENFIFSLYHSKNEIPDKLVLDEKYNDIFLDENLASKVVFPKIGILHKLLERALINNKEMANVHLENLKSKKEQKDLLWSEVIEFLGSKVESNPTIYLFDNSNLNNNFPVGVTVAFQNGEPNKMLYRKFNHEKTVTKDSRKSDVEYMYQTIYKYFESNWKFLKDDDIFIVDGAIMQINEALRAIKNLGINRKIKLYSLVKNDYHKTSKLLDSSGDEIAIKNRNIFNFLARMQVEVDRFAKTYLRKKHINSTFESKLTQIKGIGKKTEQILLKTFQNYSNIANASFEEIEKVTNKKIAKIIKENYKL from the coding sequence ATGAATTCAAATGAACAAATTCTTAATCTCCTTGCTAAAGTTCCTAAAAAACCAGGAGTTTATCTTTGAAAAAATGCCCAAGGAGAAGTAATTTACATTGGTAAAGCAGTTAATTTATATAATCGTATGCATCAGTATTTTAAAGAAGCAATTAACTCTTATAAAACTCATGCAATGGTAAGTAATATTGCAAGTTTCGATTTTATTGTTACCGAAAATAATAAATCAGCTTTTGTACTTGAAAAAAACTACATTGAGCAGTATAAACCTAAATATAATGTCCAACTTCTTGATGACAAAAGATATCCATATCTTAAAATCAAGCTCACAGATAAATTAGAAATTTCATCAACTTTTAGGATTGGAAAAGCTGATAAAAACAATTATTACTATGGCCCATTTCCACCTGGTGAAAATCTTCGCGGCTTAATTAAAGTGCTTCAAAGAATTTTTTTATATGAAAATGGACTTCCTATTATTAATAAAAGTAGATCGTACTGAGAAGAAAAATTTCATGAGCTAATTTTACTTTTAAAACTCAAGGATAATTCATTTTTAGATTCGCTTTATTCAAAAATGCAAAAAGTTTCTGATAGTATGAATTTTGAATTAGCCCTTGAATATAAAAAAGCTTATTTAGTGCTTAAAAATATGAAAGATATTCAAATTTCAGAAATTTCTGTGTTTAAAAATATTGATGTTATTTCAATTATAGAACAAGATGATTATTTGCTTTTTTATGTAATTATGTACCGTTATGGAGTTCAAATAAATCACTTTTTCCATGTATCAGAAGCAATTGGAGTTAAAGAACAAATTATTGAAAATTTTATTTTTTCACTATACCATTCTAAAAACGAAATTCCTGATAAATTGGTGCTAGATGAAAAATATAATGACATTTTCCTTGATGAAAATCTCGCTTCTAAAGTAGTTTTCCCTAAAATTGGAATCTTGCATAAACTACTTGAACGAGCCTTAATTAACAATAAAGAAATGGCTAATGTTCATTTAGAAAATCTTAAGAGTAAAAAAGAGCAAAAAGATTTATTATGAAGCGAAGTTATTGAATTTTTAGGCTCAAAAGTTGAAAGCAACCCTACTATTTATCTTTTTGATAACTCCAATTTAAATAATAATTTTCCAGTCGGAGTAACTGTTGCTTTCCAAAATGGAGAGCCAAATAAAATGCTTTATCGTAAATTTAACCATGAAAAAACAGTTACTAAAGATTCAAGAAAAAGTGATGTAGAGTATATGTATCAAACAATTTATAAATACTTTGAATCAAATTGAAAATTCCTTAAAGATGATGATATTTTTATTGTTGATGGTGCAATTATGCAAATTAACGAAGCTTTAAGAGCTATCAAAAATTTAGGGATTAATCGAAAAATTAAACTTTATTCACTTGTGAAAAATGATTATCATAAAACAAGCAAATTGCTTGATTCAAGTGGTGATGAAATTGCAATCAAAAATAGGAACATTTTTAACTTTTTAGCAAGAATGCAAGTTGAAGTTGACCGCTTCGCAAAAACATACCTTAGAAAAAAACATATCAACAGCACCTTCGAATCTAAGCTAACTCAAATTAAAGGAATTGGCAAAAAAACTGAGCAAATTCTTTTAAAAACCTTTCAAAATTATTCTAATATTGCTAACGCAAGTTTTGAAGAAATTGAAAAGGTGACAAATAAAAAAATTGCTAAAATAATTAAAGAAAATTACAAGTTGTAA
- a CDS encoding alpha-ketoacid dehydrogenase subunit beta, whose translation MAEDKKILNNIGAVTDAIDIAMERDSNVVLFGQDAGFEGGVFRSTEGLQAKYGVERVFDTPIAEAGIAGVAIGAAMAGLKPIGEIQFQGFSYPAMQQLFTQGARLRNRSRGKLSVPMVLRMPMGGGIRALEHHSEALEAIYSHVPGVKVVMPAFPYDTKGLLLAAINDPDPVVFLEPKRIYRAGKQEVPAGYYTVEIGKANKILEGNDLTIVTYGAQVHDVLAAIKKLKASGSNLTFDLIDLRTIKPMDTDTIIESVKKTGRLLVVHEAVKSFSVSAEIMARVNEKAFEYLKAPMTRLTGYDITVPLAKGERLHAITDDKVIEKIKEVVSFEF comes from the coding sequence ATGGCTGAAGATAAAAAAATATTAAATAATATCGGTGCTGTTACAGATGCAATTGATATTGCTATGGAACGTGATTCAAATGTTGTGTTATTTGGACAAGACGCTGGTTTTGAAGGTGGAGTTTTCAGATCAACTGAAGGACTTCAAGCAAAATATGGAGTAGAAAGAGTTTTCGATACACCTATTGCTGAAGCTGGTATTGCCGGGGTAGCAATTGGTGCTGCTATGGCTGGTCTTAAACCAATTGGTGAAATTCAATTCCAAGGTTTCTCATACCCAGCTATGCAACAACTTTTCACACAAGGTGCTCGTTTAAGAAACCGTTCAAGAGGTAAATTATCAGTTCCTATGGTACTTAGAATGCCTATGGGTGGAGGAATTAGAGCTTTAGAACACCACTCAGAAGCGCTAGAAGCAATTTATTCACACGTGCCAGGGGTTAAAGTGGTTATGCCTGCTTTCCCATATGATACAAAAGGGTTATTACTTGCTGCAATTAACGATCCAGATCCTGTTGTATTCTTAGAACCAAAAAGAATTTATAGAGCTGGAAAACAAGAAGTTCCTGCTGGATACTACACAGTTGAAATTGGTAAAGCAAACAAAATTCTTGAAGGAAATGACCTTACAATCGTTACTTACGGAGCTCAAGTGCATGATGTACTTGCTGCAATTAAAAAACTTAAAGCATCAGGAAGCAATTTAACATTTGATTTAATTGACTTAAGAACAATTAAACCAATGGATACAGACACAATTATTGAATCTGTTAAAAAGACAGGAAGATTACTTGTGGTTCATGAAGCTGTTAAGAGCTTTTCAGTTAGTGCTGAAATTATGGCTAGAGTTAATGAAAAAGCTTTTGAATACCTTAAAGCCCCAATGACAAGACTTACAGGGTATGACATTACAGTTCCACTTGCAAAAGGTGAAAGATTACACGCAATTACAGATGATAAAGTAATTGAAAAAATTAAAGAAGTTGTAAGCTTTGAATTTTAG